CGCCTCTGCGGGGCTGCAAAGGCTCTTATTATGAAGGGGGTATAAGGGAGCCGCTCGCATTTTCTTGGAAGGGCAGGATAAGCCCGGGAACAACATGCGATGTGCCGGTGAGCCAGATAGATTTCTTTCCAACCTTTCTGAGCATAGTTGGCGCAAAGCCGCCTAAGGGCAAAATCCTCGACGGGAAAGACATCTCTCCTCTTCTGTTCGGCCATGAGAAGCTCTTTGATAAGCAAAGACCGCTCTTCTGGCATTTCCCGATATATCTGCAAGGGGGCGATGATGAAACAAGAGACCCGCTTTTCAGAACCCGGCCGGGATCAGTTGTTCGCAAGGGTGATTGGAAGCTTCACGAATACTTCGAAGACGGCGAGTTAGAGCTTTACAATCTCAAAACAGATATAGGCGAATCAAAGGATCTCTCAGAGCTCTACCCGCAGAAAACAAAAGAGCTTTACGAAATCCTCTGCAGATGGCGGGAAAAAACAAATGCCGATATCCCGAAAAAGCTCAACCCGAAATACGACCGAAAGGCCGATTTGAAGGCAAGAAAGAGTTAGTCCGGTTTCTTGAAAGGGTTCGAAATTATCAGCGAAAAATCTGCGTAGATTAGTGGTTAGTGATATACAAGCTTGCCCAAAACATTGACGCACATATCGGAAAAATACGGCCTCTTTTTGATTGACACAGACCAATCCCGCTGTTAGACTTATCTTTAATAGAAAAAGCGGTTTTAATAAAGCTTAAACCACAATCTGAAAAGGGAAAAAATGAAAAAAGCAATCATTGTTATTTTTCTCGCTTCGGCGATAACGGTTTTGTCGGGCTGCGGGAAGGGCATCGGTATGACAGCTGCTGAGCGGCAAAGACAATATATGAATATTCAGGACGTTGGAGCAAAGCAGCTTAACGACGATATAAACGTTCTTCTGCATTCCGACCGTCCGTCAAGGCTTTCCGACAAATACATAAGATAATTTTTATAATTTGCCGATAAAACCGCAATCCAAGGGAATGGATGCGTTTTTAAGAGTTGTTCACTCAGAACAGGACTTTAGATGGATCTGGCTCCTATTATATATTATTTGCAGAGAGTTGGCTCTTATGATCCTCTTGTAGTGATTATAGAGCTTGTGCTCATAGGCTCGATTATATGGTGGGTAGTCAATTTCCTTGAAGGCACGAGGGGTGAGAGGCTTTTCAGAGGCGTATTCTTTATCCTTCTTGCCGGTGCGATAATCCTCAAGCTGTTTGTGGAGCGTTTTTCCCTTGAGAGGGTAGAATTCCTTTACAACGGCTTTCTGCTTGCAATTCTTGTTACCGCTGTAGCGGCATTTCAGCCCGAGCTGCGCCGTGCGCTGATACGCATTGGCCAGGCGGGAATTTCTCCGTCTGCCCGTCCCGATGTAGAAAAAGCTCTTGAAGAGGTTCTTATTGCAGTGAACAATCTTTCAGAGCAGAAAACAGGGGCTATAATAGTTTTCGAGGGAAGGGTAGGCCTTCGGGACTACATAGAGACCGGGGTTCGAATGGATGCGGCGGTTTCCAGCCAGCTTCTTGAAACGATCTTCTACGAAGGCACTCCGCTGCACGATTTGGCGGTAATAATCAGGGGAGACAGAATCGTAGCCGGCAGTATTCAGCTTCCGCTTGCCGAGATCGGTTCTCTTGATGATTCGCAGCTTGGTTCAAGGCACCGTGCCGCTGTTGGAATCAGCCAGGCCTCAGATGCCACAGCCCTTGTTGTGAGCGAGGAAACAGGCACAATTTCGCTAGCAGTTGAAGGCAAGCTTGAGAGAAATGTAAAGAAAACTCAGATCAAAAAGCAGATTGCCGAGCTCAATAAGCCGTTCACAGGAAAAGGCGGTTCCGGTAAAAGGAGCAAACGCCGGTGAAGAATCCAGATAAAAAAACAGTAGAGAAAAACGTAAGCAAGATACTGATTGTATCGTTCCTTACGCTTCTTATATGGGTGTGGGCGGATCTGTCTAACGATACCATACTCAAAGATAAGAAGGTGGAAATAAAGCTCGCAACTTCTCAGCCGGAGAACCTCTGGGTGAGCCTCGGCGACTCAGATTCCACAACCGTCCGCGCAGATTTCAAAGGCCCTTCTGCACGCATAGACGAGCTGAAACGCGAGCTCTCCGCTCTTGAGGTATATTTCGACCCATCCGTACTTGAAGGCAGGTCTGAGAGCTTTAAGTATCCCGTACGCGGCCTTATTCAGGATTCACCGAGGGTTCGCAGGCTCGGGCTCACTGTAGAGAATTGTCAGCCCTCCTCAATAGAGGTAACAACTCAGCAGCTCCAGAAAAAGCAGCTCACAATCACCTGCATAGACAAAAACAACAACTTAATGTTAAACGCTGTAACAGAGCCTGCCTCTGTGGAGATGTTTGTACCCCCGCACTGGAGCGGAGATGATTTGAAAGCAGTTGTGAGCCTTTCTCAGCAGCAGATTAGCGAGGCTTCCGAAGAAGCGGCCGAGGCAAAGGCCTATGTTGAGATAGAGCCGGGAAGGAGAACATACTACGAAGATCCTGTGAAAGTGTCTATTCAAACAGAAAAGGGCAAGCTGGAAACCTTCCTGTTAAACGGCCCAAGAATAGGCGTGCTCGCCAACGAGCAGATCGCAGAGAGCTACAGCGTTGAGATCATCTCACGCAGCGAGGCGCTGACTACCATACAAATCAATTCCACTCGAGAGGCCTACGAGGCCTACAAAGCCAAGCAGTATCAGATGATAGTGTATGTGTATCCAGAAGATATGCCGAGCTCGGACAAAAAAGAAAGCGAGCCGATTGAACGAGAAGTGCACTACTTCTTCCCCGAACAGTACAGTAAGGAAGATCTGATCTCGCCGGTGGAGTCGGGCGTTGAGCCGAGGGTTACTTTCAAGCTTATTGCTGTTGAAGAAGAATGAATATTGTCCACGTTATAACGCGTCTGATTGTGGGAGGCGCTCAGGAGAACACAATAATAACCTGCCGCGAACAGGTAAAACGCAGGCACAAAGTTACGCTTATAACAGGCCCGAGCCCAGGCCCTGAAGGCGATTTAATGGAGCAGGCCGAGAGGGAGGAGTTTGAGCTTATTCTTCTGCCCGATATCCTACGCCCAATCCTCCCGCTTACAGATATGCGTGCTTATACCGGTCTGAAAGAACTGCTCAAAAGCCTCAATCCTGATATCGTGCATACCCATTCGGCAAAGGCAGGCATCCTCGGAAGGCTTGCAGGCTGGAATATAAAAGATGAAAGCTCACGCCCGGCAGTTGTGCATACAATCCACGGCCTCGCCTTTCACGAATACCAGAATCCGCTCTTGAGCCGGCTGTATATAGAGATTGAAAAATTTGCCGCAAAGAAATGCGATGCGATAATCTCAGTAGCCGACACTATGACTCGAAAGTGCCTTGCCAGAGGCATTGGAAGCCCTGAGCTCTTCAACACGGCATATTCTGCTGTTGATATTGAGAATTTCCTAAAACCGCCCTCAAGCGAGCAGATTAATGAGTTCCGCGAAAAATATTCGATAGGCAGATCCAGCACTGTTGCCGCCTGCATAGCAAGAATCACTGAGCTGAAAGGCCATGAGTATATTATAGAGGCCGCAGACAGGATCGCCGGCGAACATCCCGAGCTAATCTGGCTCTTGGTGGGAAACGGCAGCCTCACCGAAAAGATAAAGGGCGATATCGAAAAGGCCGGCCTGAGCGATAATTTCCGTTTTACAGGCCTGCTTGACCCTTCAGAGATACCTCTGGCCGTTCATTCCAGCGACTTT
This window of the Sedimentisphaera salicampi genome carries:
- a CDS encoding glycosyltransferase family 4 protein, which encodes MNIVHVITRLIVGGAQENTIITCREQVKRRHKVTLITGPSPGPEGDLMEQAEREEFELILLPDILRPILPLTDMRAYTGLKELLKSLNPDIVHTHSAKAGILGRLAGWNIKDESSRPAVVHTIHGLAFHEYQNPLLSRLYIEIEKFAAKKCDAIISVADTMTRKCLARGIGSPELFNTAYSAVDIENFLKPPSSEQINEFREKYSIGRSSTVAACIARITELKGHEYIIEAADRIAGEHPELIWLLVGNGSLTEKIKGDIEKAGLSDNFRFTGLLDPSEIPLAVHSSDFLVHCSLREGLARVLPQAMLCGKPAVSFDIDGAAEVINDNTGRLIAPMDVEGLTRACTELAESPQLREKLGEEGRQNAVELFSPEKMIESIEKAYRRAGAEV
- the cdaA gene encoding diadenylate cyclase CdaA produces the protein MDLAPIIYYLQRVGSYDPLVVIIELVLIGSIIWWVVNFLEGTRGERLFRGVFFILLAGAIILKLFVERFSLERVEFLYNGFLLAILVTAVAAFQPELRRALIRIGQAGISPSARPDVEKALEEVLIAVNNLSEQKTGAIIVFEGRVGLRDYIETGVRMDAAVSSQLLETIFYEGTPLHDLAVIIRGDRIVAGSIQLPLAEIGSLDDSQLGSRHRAAVGISQASDATALVVSEETGTISLAVEGKLERNVKKTQIKKQIAELNKPFTGKGGSGKRSKRR